Proteins encoded in a region of the Vicia villosa cultivar HV-30 ecotype Madison, WI linkage group LG5, Vvil1.0, whole genome shotgun sequence genome:
- the LOC131602589 gene encoding bZIP transcription factor 46: MNFAWDAMSVKPSGNVNLARQSSVYSLTFDELQSTIGGVGKDFGSMNMDELLKNIWNVEETQALTSTAGGGGVGVGGEGPNNAIGSNLQRQSSLTLPRTLSQRKVDEVWKELMKDNGDSGSSMPQRQPTLGEVTLEEFLVRAGVVKEDVPNHSQQIERPNNNEWFSDFSRSNNATNLLPFQQPNRNNGNMSDNINLVPKQVPVPLPPSSINLNHSQRPPPLFPKPTNVAFASSLHMLNNAQLGNPGRRGGMIGVQDHSMNGGTLVQNSVAPGVGMLGLSVANVPAPIASPGSKLSPDIITKRNLDPSILSPVAYGINKGRKFGAVEKVVERRQRRMIKNRESAARSRARKQAYTVELEAEVAKLKEVNEELQRKQAEFMEMQKSKEDLLQVNKIRYLRRTLTGPW; the protein is encoded by the exons ATGAACTTTGCTTGGGATGCAATGAGTGTGAAGCCATCTGGAAATGTTAATCTAGCGAGGCAGTCTTCGGTATACTCGTTGACTTTTGATGAGTTACAGAGTACAATTGGTGGAGTTGGAAAAGATTTTGGATCGATGAACATGGATGAACTCTTGAAAAACATATGGAATGTTGAAGAGACTCAGGCGTTGACATCAACGGCCGGTGGAGGAGGAGTAGGAGTAGGAGGAGAAGGACCGAACAACGCAATTGGTAGTAATTTGCAAAGACAAAGTTCCTTGACTTTGCCAAGGACACTTAGTCAGAGAAAAGTTGATGAGGTTTGGAAGGAATTGATGAAAGATAATGGAGATAGTGGTTCATCTATGCCTCAGAGACAACCAACATTAGGTGAAGTGACTTTGGAAGAGTTTTTGGTGAGAGCTGGTGTTGTGAAAGAAGATGTGCCTAATCATTCTCAACAAATTGAAAGACCAAATAATAATGAATGGTTTAGTGACTTCTCTAGATCAAACAACGCCACCAATTTACTTCCCTTCCAACAACCAAATAGAAATAATGGGAATATGAGTGACAACATTAACTTAGTTCCTAAACAGGTTCCTGTTCCTCTTCCTCCTTCATCAATTAACTTGAACCACTCGCAACGGCCACCGCCCCTTTTCCCGAAACCTACAAATGTAGCATTTGCTTCTTCTCTTCATATGCTAAACAATGCTCAACTTGGTAACCCTGGTAGAAGGGGAGGGATGATTGGAGTTCAAGACCATTCAATGAATGGTGGTACATTAGTTCAAAACAGTGTAGCTCCTGGTGTTGGAATGCTTGGTTTATCCGTGGCGAATGTCCCGGCTCCTATTGCTTCTCCGGGAAGTAAACTGTCGCCGGACATAATTACAAAGCGTAATTTGGATCCTTCAATACTTTCACCAGTTGCTTATGGAATCAACAAAGGGAGGAAGTTTGGTGCTGTAGAAAAAGTTGTTGAAAGGAGACAAAGGAGAATGATAAAGAATAGGGAATCAGCTGCGAGGTCACGGGCTCGCAAACAG GCCTACACTGTGGAACTAGAGGCTGAAGTTGCAAAACTTAAGGAAGTAAACGAGGAATTACAAAGAAAACAG GCAGAGTTTATGGAAATGCAGAAAAGTAAGGAGGATCTGCTACAGGTTAACAAAATAAGATACTTGAGAAGGACACTTACAGGTCCATGGTAG
- the LOC131602588 gene encoding protein DJ-1 homolog C produces MSLLLLPPKPPPTFSPFTVATSSITLKPLPSFKPPRCTPNSTLSISVSPPTTDTNATTTPKKVLLPIGFGTEEMEAVILIHVLRRAGAHVTVASVEPQLQIEAAGGTKLVADTSISDCSNQIFDLIVLPGGMPGSARLRDCDVLRRITCKQAEENRLYGAINAAPAVTLLPWGLLKRRKITCHPAFFDKLPTFWAVKTNIQVSKGLTTSRGPGTAYMFALTLAEQLFGESVAREVAEFLLMRTSGDNVSKKEFNEIEWSVDHHSPSVLIPIAHGSEEIEVVTLIDILRRAKANVIVASVEKTLGVMASQGTKIVADKLLSDVQESAHDLIILPGGTAGTQRLSKSRILKKLLKEQNSAGRIYGAVCSSPAILHKHGLLKDKKATAHPSILDKLKDGAVNDAVVVIDGKLITSEGLASITDFALAIVSKLFGNGRARCVAEGLVFEYPKK; encoded by the exons ATGTCGTTACTGCTATTGCCACCCAAACCTCCCCCAACATTCTCTCCCTTCACCGTCGCCACTTCCAGCATCACCCTTAAACCCTTACCCTCCTTCAAACCCCCACGTTGTACTCCAAACTCCACACTTTCCATTTCCGTTTCTCCACCAACAACCGATACAAATGCAACAACAACTCCAAAGAAGGTTCTTCTTCCCATCGGTTTCGGCACCGAGGAAATGGAAGCCGTTATCTTAATTCACGTCCTCCGTCGTGCCGGTGCTCACGTCACCGTAGCTTCCGTCGAGCCTCAGCTTCAAATTGAAGCTGCCGGAGGCACCAAATTAGTCGCCGACACTTCCATTTCCGATTGCTCCAATCAAATCTTCGATCTCATCGTTTTACCG GGAGGAATGCCTGGTTCAGCAAGATTAAGGGATTGTGATGTGCTGAGAAGAATCACATGCAAGCAAGCTGAGGAAAATAGGCTCTACGGTGCTATTAATGCTGCTCCTGCTGTCACTCTTTTGCCATGGGGTCTTTTGAAGAGAAGGAAG ATAACGTGTCACCCTGCATTTTTCGACAAGCTTCCAACGTTTTGGGCTGTTAAAACAAACATTCAGGTTTCAAAAGGGCTTACAACGAGCCGTGGACCTGGAACTGCTTACATGTTTGCTTTAACCTTGGCTGAGCAGCTATTTGGGGAGTCTGTTGCAAGGGAGGTTGCTGAATTCTTG TTGATGAGAACCAGTGGCGATAATGTATCCAAGAAGGAGTTCAATGAAATTGAGTGGTCTGTTGACCACCATTCCCCCAGT GTTCTCATCCCAATTGCACATGGTTCTGAAGAGATTGAAGTAGTGACACTGATAGATATTCTAAGACGAGCAAAAGCTAATGTCATAGTTGCTTCTGTTGAGAAAACTCTTGGAGTCATGGCTTCACAAGGAACCAAAATTGTTGCTGATAAGTTACTTAGTGATGTTCAAGAGTCAGCACATGATTTGATTATTCTCCCG GGAGGAACTGCTGGCACCCAAAGGCTAAGCAAATCTAGAATTCTGAAGAAGCTTCTAAAAGAACAAAATTCAGCTGGAAGAATATATGGGGCCGTCTGCTCCTCACCTGCTATTCTACACAAACACGGTTTACTAAAG GACAAGAAGGCCACAGCTCATCCCTCTATCTTAGACAAGCTTAAAGACGGAGCTGTAAATGATGCTGTAGTAGTTATTGATGGCAAACTGATCACTAGTGAGGGACTTGCCAGTATAACTGATTTTGCTTTGGCTATTGTGAGCAAGTTATTTGGGAATGGAAGAGCGAGATGTGTAGCAGAAGGCCTTGTTTTTGAGTATCCTAAGAAATAG